From Electrophorus electricus isolate fEleEle1 chromosome 8, fEleEle1.pri, whole genome shotgun sequence, the proteins below share one genomic window:
- the paplnb gene encoding LOW QUALITY PROTEIN: papilin b, proteoglycan-like sulfated glycoprotein (The sequence of the model RefSeq protein was modified relative to this genomic sequence to represent the inferred CDS: deleted 1 base in 1 codon), whose translation MVLRPMEAGAEPTPHRAAQALGAALNPCKPVCVPREENFYYRHWTAVVDGTLCYAGHRDICVEGVCRCWVTCGEGQQEWEVVCIGDGGGGHLPDHHCSSLACPVNTRMCWRPAYQLVLHIHTNDWTLYTCSCGTGTQVCQVVCMDQDQNPYEGERCSEHTKPHTAVSCNTQPCPGAQMVPSVQDPRDHESSLRGFVPYGHGEPSGTAAVWMV comes from the exons GTGCAGCCTTGAACCCATGTAAGCCGGTGTGTGTGCCCAGAGAAGAGAACTTCTACTACCGCCATTGGACAGCAGTCGTGGACGGCACTCTGTGTTACGCAGGGCACAGAGACATCTGTGTGGAGGGGGTCTGCAGG TGCTGGGTGACATGTGGGGAGGGCCAGCAGGAGTGGGAGGTGGTATGCATTggc gacggggggggggggcacctcCCTGATCACCACTGCAGCAGCCTGGCATGCCCCGTCAACACCCGGATGTGCTGGAGACCTGCCTACCAGCTGGTCTTACACATCCATACCAACGACTGGACCCTG TACACTTGTAGCTGTGGAACTGGCACACAGGTGTGCCAAGTTGTGTGCATGGACCAGGACCAGAACCCTTATGAAGGCGAACGCTGCTCAGAGCACACCAAGCCGCACACTGCGGTGAGCTGCAATACCCAGCCGTGTCCCGGAGCTCAGA TGGTGCCCAGCGTCCAGGACCCTAGGGATCACGAGAGCTCTCTGCGAGGATTTGTACCTTATGGTCATGGTGAACCATCAG GTACAGCTGCTGTCTGGATGGTGTAA
- the erh gene encoding enhancer of rudimentary homolog, which translates to MSHTILLVQPTKRPEGRTYADYESVNECMEGVCKMYEEHLKRMNPNSPSITYDISQLFDFVDDLADLSCLVYRADTQTYQPYNKDWIKEKIYVLLRRQAQQAGK; encoded by the exons ATG TCTCATACAATTCTCCTAGTTCAACCAACAAAAAGGCCAGAAGGAAGAACATATGCTGATTATGAGTCTGTAAATGAATGCATGGAGG GGGTGTGTAAAATGTATGAGGAGCATCTGAAAAGAATGAATCCCAACAGTCCCTCTATCACTTATGACATCAGCCAGCTATTTGATTTTGTGGATGACCTGGCTGACCTCAGCTGTCTGGT GTACCGGGCTGACACACAGACCTACCAGCCCTACAACAAAGACTGGATCAAAGAGAAGATCTATGTTCTGTTGCGACGCCAGGCCCAGCAGGCTGGGAAATAG
- the smek1 gene encoding serine/threonine-protein phosphatase 4 regulatory subunit 3: protein MTDTRRRVKVYTLNEDRQWDDRGTGHVSSGYVERLKGMSLLVRAESDGSLLLESKINPNTAYQKQQDTLIVWSEAENYDLALSFQEKAGCDEIWEKICQVQGKDPSVDITQELIDESEEERFEDMSSPGLELPPCELSRLEEMAELVASSLPSPLRREKLALALENEGYIRKLLELFRVCEDLENREGLHHLYDIVKGVFLLNRTALFEVMFSEECIMDVIGCLEFDPALPQPRRHREFLTTTARFKEVIPITDPELRQKIHQTYRVQYIQDMVLPTPSVFEENMLSTLHSFIFFNKVEIVGMLQDDEKFLTELFAQLTDEATDDDKRHELVNFLKEFCAFSQTLQPQNRDAFFKTLSNMGILPALEVILGMDDVQVRGAATDIFSYLVEYNPSMVREFVMQESQQNDDDILLINLIIEHMICDTDPELGGAVQLMGLLRTLVDPENMLATANKTEKTEFLSFFYKHCMHVLSAPLLANTTEEKPSKDDFQTCQLLALIVELLTFCVEHHTYHIKNYIINKDILRRVLVLTASRHAFLALCSLRFMRKIVGLKDEFYNRYIMRNFLFEPVVKAFLNNGSRYNLINSAIIEMFEYVRVEDVKSLTAHIIENYWKALEDVDYVQTFKGLKLRYEQQRERQDNPKLDSMRSILRNHRFRRDARTLEDEEEMWFNTDEEDLEDGEAVVPPSDKMKNDEDLMDPISKFMERKKLKESEEKEVLSGKSSLSGRQSPSFKLSFSSSPKPSLSSPPTASLHPGSPGSPGSPGSGTRSSPPTAAVTTKSGLVGLVDYPDDDEEDEDEEDSDSKEGSPPLSKKSKLSS from the exons ATGACTGACACTCGGCGACGAGTGAAGGTCTACACTCTTAATGAAGACCGTCAGTGGGATGACCGGGGAACAGGGCACGTATCATCCGGCTACGTGGAGAGACTAAAAGGCATGTCTCTCTTGGTGCGCGCTGAAAGTGATG GGTCTCTGTTACTGGAGTCAAAAATCAATCCTAACACAGCCTATCAAAAACAGCAG GACACACTAATTGTCTGGTCTGAAGCTGAAAACTATGACTTAGCCCTCAGTTTTCAAGAGAAAGCTGGCTGTGATGAGATCTGGGAGAAAATATGTCAG GTTCAAGGCAAGGACCCGTCGGTGGACATCACCCAGGAGCTGATTGATGAGTCGGAGGAAGAGCGCTTTGAAGACATGTCCTCGCCAGGCCTGGAGCTGCCGCCGTGCGAGCTGTCACGCCTGGAGGAGATGGCGGAGCTGGTAGCTTCATCGCTGCCATCGCCGCTGCGCCGTGAGAAGCTGGCGCTAGCGCTGGAGAATGAGGGCTACATCCGCAAGCTGCTGGAGCTGTTCCGTGTGTGCGAGGACCTGGAGAATCGTGAGGGCCTGCACCACCTGTACGACATTGTCAAGGGCGTCTTCCTGTTGAACCGTACGGCGCTCTTTGAGGTCATGTTTTCTGAGGAGTGCATCATGGACGTGATTGGCTGCCTGGAGTTTGACCCGGCGCTACCGCAGCCACGGCGTCACCGCGAATTCCTCACCACCACCGCACGGTTCAAGGAGGTCATCCCAATCACGGACCCCGAGCTGAGACAGAAGATCCACCAGACGTACCGCGTGCAGTATATACAGGACATGGTGCTGCCCACACCCTCCGTGTTTGAGGAGAACATGCTGTCCACCCTGcactccttcatcttcttcaacAAGGTGGAGATCGTCGGCATGCTCCAG GACGATGAGAAGTTCCTGACTGAGCTCTTTGCACAGTTAACTGACGAGGCCACGGACGACGACAAGCGGCACGAACTG GTAAACTTCCTGAAGGAGTTTTGTGCGTTCTCACAGACTTTACAACCGCAGAACCGAGACGCCTTCTTTAAAACGCTCTCCAACATGGGGATCCTCCCAGCGCTCGAAGTCATCCTG GGGATGGACGACGTGCAGGTGCGTGGAGCAGCAACCGACATCTTCTCGTACCTGGTGGAGTACAACCCCTCCATGGTGCGAGAGTTTGTCATGCAGGAGTCTCAGCAGAATGATGAC gaTATCCTGTTGATTAACCTGATCATCGAACACATGATCTGTGACACAGATCCTGAGCTGGGGGGAGCTGTTCAGCTCATGGGACTGCTCAGGACCCTGGTGGACCCGGAGAACATGCTGGCAACTGCTAAT aagacagagaagacagagttCTTAAGTTTTTTCTATAAACACTGCATGCATGTACTCTCAGCTCCACTACTGGCCAATACCACTGAGGAGAAACCCAGCAAAG ATGATTTCCAGACGTGCCAGCTGTTGGCGCTGATAGTGGAACTCCTCACCTTCTGCGTGGAGCATCACACCTATCACATCAAGAACTACATCATCAACAAAGACATCCTGCGAAGGGTGCTGGTGCTCACTGCCTCCCGGCATGCCTTCCTAgccctgt GTTCCCTGCGCTTCATGAGGAAAATCGTTGGGTTGAAGGATGAGTTCTATAACCGCTACATCATGAGGAACTTCCTGTTTGAGCCAGTGGTGAAGGCGTTCCTCAACAATGGCTCACGCTACAATCTCATCAATTCGGCCATAATAGAGATGTTTGAATACGTGCGCGTG gAGGATGTGAAGTCCTTGACGGCTCATATCATAGAGAACTACTGGAAAGCCCTGGAAGACGTGGACTATGTGCAGACCTTTAAGGGTCTGAAGCTGCGCTATGAGCAGCAGAGGGAGCGTCAGGACAACCCCAAACTTGACAG taTGAGATCAATTCTACGGAACCACCGTTTCCGGCGGGATGCACGGACattggaggatgaggaggagatgTGGTTCAACACGGATGAAGAAGACCTTGAAGATGGCGAGGCAGTGGTGCCCCCCTCAGACAAGATGAAGAATGACGAGGACCTGATGGACCCCATCAGCAAATtcatggagagaaagaaat tgaaagAGTCCGAGGAGAAAGAGGTCTTGTCGGGCAAGTCCAGCCTGTCAGGCCGACAGAGCCCCAGCTTTAAGCTGTCATTTTCCAGTTCGCCCAAGCCCAGCCTGTCGTCGCCCCCCACCGCCTCCCTGCACCCCGGTTCTCCAGGGTCCCCTGGCTCCCCTGGCTCTGGCACCCGGAGCTCACCACCCACGGCAGCTGTCACCACTAAG AGCGGGTTGGTGGGTTTGGTGGACTACCCGGACGAcgatgaggaggatgaagatgaggaggatTCGGACAGTAAAGAGGGAAGTCCACCACTGTCCAAGAAGTCGAAGCTGAGCTCTTAA